The Salvelinus sp. IW2-2015 linkage group LG15, ASM291031v2, whole genome shotgun sequence genome includes a region encoding these proteins:
- the LOC111975154 gene encoding AN1-type zinc finger protein 5-like isoform X1, which produces MEFPMAQETNPSLTPVLCTTGCGFYGNPRNNGMCSICYKEHLNRQQSSTHGLSQLSPMVGSPTPDASAIQRLEASLAKVDPSSGSAADMARTIQGSLPVTQQMTEMSISREDKAEPVVTEPTSSSPATGDEAKGDTPNPKKNRCFMCRKRVGLTGFDCRCGNLFCGLHRYSDKHNCPYDYKAEAAAKIRKENPVVVADKIQRI; this is translated from the exons ATGGAATTTC CGATGGCCCAAGAGACTAACCCAAGCCTGACACCTGTGCTTTGTACCACTGGCTGTGGTTTCTATGGCAACCCCAGGAACAATGGCATGTGCTCAATTTGCTACAAGGAGCACCTGAATCGTCAGCAGAGTAGTACCCACGGCTTGAGCCAACTTAGCCCAATGG TTGGTAGTCCTACCCCTGATGCCTCAGCCATCCAGCGACTAGAGGCCAGTCTAGCCAAAGTAGACCCTTCATCAGGCTCTGCTGCAGACATGGCtag AACTATTCAAGGCTCTCTTCCAGTGACTCAACAAATGACAGAGATGAGCATCTCAAGAGAGGATAAAGCAGAGCCTG TTGTGACTGAGCCTACTTCTTCTAGCCCTGCCACTGGTGACGAGGCTAAGGGAGACACCCCTAATCCCAAGAAGAATAGGTGCTTCATGTGCCGCAAGAGGGTGGGCCTAACAG GGTTCGATTGTCGCTGTGGGAACCTGTTCTGCGGTCTCCATCGGTACTCCGACAAGCACAACTGCCCTTACGACTACAAGGCGGAGGCAGCTGCCAAGATCCGCAAGGAGAACCCTGTAGTGGTCGCCGACAAGATTCAGAGAATATAG
- the LOC111975154 gene encoding AN1-type zinc finger protein 5-like isoform X2 produces MAQETNPSLTPVLCTTGCGFYGNPRNNGMCSICYKEHLNRQQSSTHGLSQLSPMVGSPTPDASAIQRLEASLAKVDPSSGSAADMARTIQGSLPVTQQMTEMSISREDKAEPVVTEPTSSSPATGDEAKGDTPNPKKNRCFMCRKRVGLTGFDCRCGNLFCGLHRYSDKHNCPYDYKAEAAAKIRKENPVVVADKIQRI; encoded by the exons ATGGCCCAAGAGACTAACCCAAGCCTGACACCTGTGCTTTGTACCACTGGCTGTGGTTTCTATGGCAACCCCAGGAACAATGGCATGTGCTCAATTTGCTACAAGGAGCACCTGAATCGTCAGCAGAGTAGTACCCACGGCTTGAGCCAACTTAGCCCAATGG TTGGTAGTCCTACCCCTGATGCCTCAGCCATCCAGCGACTAGAGGCCAGTCTAGCCAAAGTAGACCCTTCATCAGGCTCTGCTGCAGACATGGCtag AACTATTCAAGGCTCTCTTCCAGTGACTCAACAAATGACAGAGATGAGCATCTCAAGAGAGGATAAAGCAGAGCCTG TTGTGACTGAGCCTACTTCTTCTAGCCCTGCCACTGGTGACGAGGCTAAGGGAGACACCCCTAATCCCAAGAAGAATAGGTGCTTCATGTGCCGCAAGAGGGTGGGCCTAACAG GGTTCGATTGTCGCTGTGGGAACCTGTTCTGCGGTCTCCATCGGTACTCCGACAAGCACAACTGCCCTTACGACTACAAGGCGGAGGCAGCTGCCAAGATCCGCAAGGAGAACCCTGTAGTGGTCGCCGACAAGATTCAGAGAATATAG